The following are encoded together in the Pseudomonas sediminis genome:
- a CDS encoding GNAT family N-acetyltransferase codes for MRIVQATLEHLDLLTPLFVKYREFYNELPYPESSRKFLEKRLRRKESVIYLALADDEDRLLGFCQLYPSYSSLSLKRVWILNDIYVAEDARRQLVADRLLHTAKQMAKETNAVRMRVATSRDNEVAQKVYESIGFVEDEQFKNYVLPINSD; via the coding sequence ATGCGCATCGTCCAAGCCACCCTGGAGCACCTGGACCTGTTGACCCCGCTGTTCGTCAAATACCGCGAGTTCTACAACGAGCTGCCCTACCCCGAGTCCTCACGCAAGTTCCTCGAGAAGCGCCTGCGCCGCAAGGAGTCGGTGATCTACCTGGCGTTGGCCGACGACGAAGACAGGCTGCTCGGCTTCTGCCAGCTCTACCCCAGCTACTCCTCGCTGTCGCTCAAGCGCGTGTGGATTCTCAACGACATCTATGTCGCCGAGGATGCTCGCCGCCAACTGGTAGCCGACCGCCTGCTGCACACCGCCAAGCAGATGGCCAAGGAAACCAACGCCGTGCGTATGCGCGTGGCCACCAGCCGCGACAACGAGGTGGCGCAGAAGGTCTACGAGTCCATCGGTTTCGTCGAGGACGAGCAGTTCAAGAACTACGTGCTACCGATCAACTCTGATTGA